From Strix aluco isolate bStrAlu1 chromosome 5, bStrAlu1.hap1, whole genome shotgun sequence:
GCTTACATCCAAGTAGTTTGCACAGGCTCATAGAAATCCTTGAATTTCCTAAAAACATGACTATTCTTGTGAAATTGGATACTCCATCATCTTTTATAGCCATCCAGATGTAATTTATTATCCCACTGCTAACTGTCCAATTAAGAAACTATCATGACACTATCTATCTGAGTTGGTCAGGAATGGGACCAACAAACCCCACAAGGACTGTGAGGAGGACCCAGGTACCAATGACAGAAGAGGCAATAGGAAGAAACAATTGCTCTGTTCTTggataatatatttaaatacatttaaaattttcatgCAAACAAAAATCCACTTTAGTGTTTTTACTGTTTCCAATCCTGTGACACTTGTGAGGAGTGAGGCAGGCTCAGTGACAGCAAAATTAATACACActtttgaaacatattttgaaCTGTTAGAAAACTCCCTAATGTAACCTTTTGGCTTTGTCTGAGGAGGAGCTATGAAGAACCTGTGCCAGCTTATTTTCCCATGTATTAATATTACAATTAGAATGATTGCACTTAATGCCCTCCCAGAATACACATCATTCTCCAGAATCTCACTATGTATAGAAATGATATGTCTTCTACCTGCCCTCTAACTGACAAACCTTTACTGAGtcatcaaaacacattttctgaacgCCTCCTCCTAGCAAGTTAGCAGTATGCACTTATGTGAAGCAGTGCATCACATCAACACTTCTGAATGTCCCCTTCAGTTTGAAAAGTCTTCCTTTTCAACTTTTCTGTAGTGAATCCAAAGccaaatttgaaattaatttatctttgttTCAGGTGTATGCAATAGGAATCTTGTCATTTCACTCCATTTCCAAATGGATCAAGGGCATGTATGGATAGAGTCCCTTTCAAAAAACCTTACTGTGCTCCCCAGTGTTGTCCAGACACTGTGTTGTCCAGAAGCACACTGTCGTGCCTCTGAATTCTGATTTCTTCTACACAAAAAAGGACACAGTTTGAATATTCTTGGAATAAGCAGCTGACATAGCACTGTTACCAGTACTGCTTGTTTTAAATTGTGCTAATTGTAACACAGAGTATCTTTGTTGAGTCTTGTACATCCATACAGTCTTTCTGCTGAAATGTGATATCTTTTTCTGAGTTTGTCTGAGTCTCTGTCATTATGttagtttccatttttcttctgtatcattaaaatatatattaaaagtctgttctttttctacaaatgaaatttttaaaaaatggaatttcatGAAAAGCTTAGTGGATTTTCCCCTTTTAAAGAGAAGGCTACACAGATTAAATTTCATGCTCACTTCATTTGTGTGAAAGTGTTACCGtctgttttttcagattttaaattctgTAACATCTCTTCAGTTCCCAGCTTAAATAGTTCCTTGTTGTTTCACATTTTGTAGACTTTTTAGTtatatcaaaaaaaaagaaattaacaaatGACTAAAACTCATGTTTATAGCAGAGAAAAGTGAATGCAGATTAAAGAGTTTGAATACACTTTTATAACATGGGTATTCCTTTTGTGGTAATCATTTTCATAGTGTTGTAAAAAGTCATGGAATGATAGTAAAAATGTTCCCAGTGAAGAAAGATTCATGCAAATGTTGGCCATGAACAGAGGGTGTGAATTTGGGGCAAAGTGATATGAGTTTATGTCCATCTCATTTTCCTATGAAGTAAGGGCTGATTTAAACCCTTGCCATGTAGTAACTTATCTTCACAGTGGCTCTCcttattcatatttaaaataagcaCAAACACCATGCTTATATTCAACTCAGTCTTTTAGCAAGTGGTTTAGAGAAGTATGAAACCCTTTCCGTTTTTATAAATCATCTCCATCATCTGTGCTAAAGCTGCTTCTTCTGCTGCTCTCTTTCGATGCAGCCGGAGACGTGGAGGACAACAGTGGGTCTGTTCCAAATGGTGACACTGTGTCATTCAGTAAAATTTCCTCTAGCCGTTGCTCTTCTTTTAAAGCTGCACTGAAGGACAAATCCGTGAAGTGTGAAAGTGGATCTGAAAAGGCTGTAGAACCATTGCAAACATCAGAATTTGGTCCATGTGTCAGAGGCATTTGATGAGAGTAGTCTACAGAGTTCTCCTCTGCATAAGACTGTTGCTTGATGACCTGTGCAGCTAAATCAACAGCATTGAGTGAAGACATGACTGGAAGGCCATGTGCACGTGCCTGGATCTCTAGTTCCTGacatttcaaacaaaaacaattagATAATgactttaaaagacaaaacagtgTCTTCAGAACTATTGCAATAAGTATACAGATTGTACATGCAAATTAATTATATCTTTTGTCCAGTTGTgagactacattttaaaatattcaattgTTAATCTATGAAAATTTGCCActcaagtgtttttctttttatttcccctcctgTTGTTAAGCAACTCTCCTGCAGGAGCATAAGAGGTAGGACAGCCTCTCTAAAACCATTGCATACCGAACCCAGTAAAGGTGACAGAAAGATGTTGCAACTTTCTAGTTCATTACTCACTGCTATCCAGCGAAACAGAAGATACTTTAGTTGGTGATGCTTATGTTATACAGATATATGTGTGAATCACCATATAGAAGATGATTGATTTtatgtctctctgtctgtctATCTCATCTTCATATGTGGCTATATGCAAATCTTGCATTTCAAGCCATGCAGGGCTATATTCTGTTGCTTCATGTCACAAGAAGGTATAACATGGCACACTGTACCCAAGGAAGTGTAACATGTGAAATGGTTataaagggaaaattaaaatactgaaagaaatttgGTGGTTAGTATTGATTTTTGGATGTAGGGATAtacttttttgcttccttttttgtctttctctggcTCTAACACATACATAAGGAAACTGTTTGTACAAACACTTTATTAACTTTCCATGTATTCCTTTATATAAATTCTAGTTATCAAAGGAATTTCCTAGAAATCTAAAAAATACCCCATCCCCAATATACAACAACAAATAGGGAAAGTCAATTCATTTCTAATAAATGCCATTTGGCAAAAAATTATATTGATTAATAAAATTTGATGAGAGATAAATACTGAGCAAGCTTTGTAGTTCATGGCGATGCTCTTATACAAACCTGAATTCGGAGTAGAAGTCTTCTGTTAGCATGCTCTAATTTCTTCTGCCTGTGTTCTAATTCTCTGGCTCTCTGTTGTTCTTTTTGTAGCCACTTGATGTACTCCActgatgcttttaaaatagttCCTTTGTTCCAGCGCATATCACTGCAGAATGTAGAGATAACCTTTTCACAATTGTGCATGTCAGCAGAATTCATAAGAACTTACAAAATCTTTTACATTAATATGAAATAATGATTTACATGACTATTATTCACTCTTAGATATTATTGCTTCTGAATGGAAATTTTAATAGAATAGTTAAGAAGCCCTTATATAGTAAAATTAATCCCAGAATGAAAATAAGTGTCAAAAGAAAGTAATAAAGTGACTTTTTGTGGGAGAGCTAAATGCAATATCATGATTCTACCAttacagtttttatatttttagtgaaaattgcttttattattaACTCTAAGATTAAAATCTATGTGCAGTATTTCTGCATTAATGAACTAGGAAATATACATTACTGAGGACTTAAGCTTAaatttttaaagatcattttgaATATACTACTCCTTTTACCTGACTTACTAATGAGGTTGCTTTTATGCTTGTTGAGAAAAAAATGGTCTGTGCTGAATGCCACTCCTCATTGATGATAGACCAGACAAATCGCACTTTCATAACCATAATGGCTATGGAATGATAAAAATCCCGTTCAAAAATCTTGAAACAATATAAACCAAGTTAaaatccacagctacatgcagaccccaacacaaaacacaacaacaacacaaaataagctctttgtaaaaaaataagattaaaccTGTCTATCATTCAGGAAATAATGGTTTAACTTTGAGCTTATAAGCAGTCTTACTAACAATAATACACTCCAAATGCATCTGTTCAAGAACTCTCATGTATTCATTTACCAGCTTTCCATGTGTTACTTTATGTAAGGTCTCGGAGGCCTTGGAACAAGAATGAAATttgttgaaaacattttatttctaataaaGTTCAGTATTTTATAATACAGGATTGCCTGCTGCATTAAACATACATACAAAAGTATTTATCCAGACTATCCACTTCGCTGCAAGATGGCTTATACCAAAAAGAAGATCGGCAGAGGTTCTGGTCCTATAAAACAACGCTGAGAAGGAAAAAGCTATTTAAAGCAGTAAGAATCTGAGGTTCAGAGTGGCAAGTAACCAtcttagtgcattttttttttagtacctATACCAAACACATATACTTATATGCTGGCATTTATAGAGTCAAAAAGATAAATTATACTCCAGTTAATCAtcactttccatttttccttGGTTGCTTTAGATAATGAGACTTGCTCCTACTCACAAGCTCACCTATGGTGAATAAAACTGTGATCTGGAGTGGATTTATTGCAGAAGTGTCTATGCTTTACATAGTGCCTAAGGAACCTTGCACCCTTACCCCAAGGCTAAACACCCTTAGAATCTTCCACCAAGGCAGTTGTCATTCTACTGAATGTATAGAAAAAAAGCCAGGGAGGTACAGGATTTAGGGACCCAAACGATCTGGTCTTTCCTAAtgtactcaggaaaaaaaaaacttatggAGCTGATAGCTTTAAAGATGCTCAGAAGAATATGCAAAATTACTTGTGACAAAGCATCACAGTGTTTAACCATATCCTAGAGTTTAAGTCATTTGCTAGAGATTTGGGAGAACCATCTTTTTGATCAGAGAGGGCTCAAATTCACATCTCTGTCCTCTCTGGGCAGCACAAAATCATAGGGCTCCAGCATACTGGGACCTCCCCTCGTCTCAGTGGTGCAGGCCAGGAATGCACAGCTTTCAGGATTAGAAGGTGAGGAGGTCAGAGGGAAAATAATTATTGTCTCAGACTCTGCTGTCTGCAAAGCCAAAACATCAGAGGCTGCTCATTGAAGTGGGTATGTATTCTCATTTAGACATTCCCTGGTCAGAAAACTAAAGCAGAGGTGGGAATAGGAGCCAAGAGCAGAACCTGTCTCCCTCATGATAGCTGAATCACCTCTTGGCAGTGCCTccgcctcctccttcctctccctgtaCGTTTGCCCAGGTGGGAGGACAGAACATTTTCCTGCCAGCATCCCATGGACTCCCTCCTAGGAGAGGACTTTCTCCTTGCATGTGGGATACCTATGTTCAAACTGTAAAGATTAAGGAAGTTTTTAGTACACATGATGCTTATTTTCTGGGCAAATCCTTGGCTGCCATCACCACATTATAATCTTATTTTCTTCAGACACTTTTGGAAAGTTAGGTAAAATACTGAGAGGTCCCTATTTACCCCTGAATTGCAGTGGAGTTTGAAAGGCAATGAGGTGCCTGTCTGCCTACATGAGAGCACTCCTGGCTAAATAGGAGCTGGTAATGTTAGGAGGACAACATTTCAAACTGGGAATCGTCACTGTCATCTCAGATATGAACTATATATAGCTCAGAATAACAGTAGGCTTGTGTTtaatttcaagtgaaaaagacTGATTTAGGAAATTTTCATGGCAACTTTGAAAAGTGCTACAGTAATAAGAATGCCTATAGTATAAACTCTGGAGAAACACAATCTGCCTAGGTAAGGGAGGTCAGTACCTCCTAGCATATAATTAAGACAAAATTAAGCCAGTTTTGGACTGATGGTCTGAACATAAAAATGTAGCAATATGAAATTAGAAATTAATCC
This genomic window contains:
- the TFEC gene encoding transcription factor EC, which encodes MEEVIEDIISMESSFNDEGIGCSETPLLMQRTLPLSSSILDIYNSDQGMAPANMGLTNASCPANLPVKRELTEADTRAMAKERQKKDNHNLIERRRRYNINYRIKELGTLIPKSNDPDMRWNKGTILKASVEYIKWLQKEQQRARELEHRQKKLEHANRRLLLRIQELEIQARAHGLPVMSSLNAVDLAAQVIKQQSYAEENSVDYSHQMPLTHGPNSDVCNGSTAFSDPLSHFTDLSFSAALKEEQRLEEILLNDTVSPFGTDPLLSSTSPAASKESSRRSSFSTDDGDDL